The following proteins come from a genomic window of Thiothrix winogradskyi:
- a CDS encoding tellurite resistance TerB family protein, with amino-acid sequence MSFFDTLKEKAGEARAKLATEVGKFKNREFMEACVAGCGLVAAADGSIDSSEKQKMMKFMQQSNELKVFDTKDVIAVFNKVTENFEFDNEIGKAEALKMIGKLRSKPEAARLMVRVCMAIGSADGSFDDKEKQVVREICRDLGVPADDFGL; translated from the coding sequence ATGTCATTTTTTGATACGTTGAAGGAAAAAGCCGGGGAAGCCCGTGCCAAATTGGCGACTGAAGTTGGTAAATTCAAAAACCGCGAATTCATGGAAGCCTGTGTGGCGGGTTGCGGTTTAGTTGCGGCTGCGGATGGCAGTATTGATTCGTCTGAAAAGCAGAAGATGATGAAATTCATGCAGCAATCGAATGAATTGAAAGTCTTTGACACCAAAGATGTCATTGCCGTTTTCAACAAAGTCACCGAAAACTTTGAGTTTGACAATGAAATCGGTAAAGCCGAAGCCCTGAAAATGATCGGTAAGCTGCGTAGCAAACCCGAAGCTGCCCGTTTAATGGTACGGGTTTGCATGGCTATCGGCAGTGCTGATGGCTCGTTTGATGACAAGGAAAAGCAAGTCGTGCGCGAAATTTGCCGTGATTTAGGCGTTCCAGCGGACGATTTCGGTTTGTAA